The Flavobacterium piscisymbiosum genome includes a region encoding these proteins:
- a CDS encoding ThuA domain-containing protein, with translation MYKKIILIALLSICFIGFAQHKKSNPKFKVIAFYTAKNDQAHISFVHEANKWFPKVAEQNHFEYDSTSNWDNLNAQFLSKYQVVLFLDTRPETQSQREAFQKYMENGGGFIGFHFSAFALNDSTYPQNWNWYHNTFLGSGEYGSNTWRPTSAVLRIENQHPVTKNIPKTFKSAPNEWYRWSNDLRKNPDIKILVAIDESSFPLGTGPKQNEIWHEGYYPVVWTNKNYKMLYVNMGHNDIDYEHETNKTLSYTFENEPQSQLILNGLLWLGNSKKIK, from the coding sequence ATGTACAAAAAAATTATTCTGATTGCGCTGTTGTCTATTTGCTTTATAGGTTTTGCCCAGCATAAAAAATCAAATCCTAAATTTAAAGTAATTGCTTTTTATACCGCCAAAAATGATCAGGCACATATAAGTTTTGTACATGAAGCCAATAAATGGTTTCCCAAAGTAGCCGAACAAAATCATTTCGAATACGATTCGACCAGCAATTGGGACAATTTAAACGCCCAATTTTTATCGAAATATCAGGTGGTTTTGTTTTTAGACACAAGACCCGAAACACAAAGTCAGCGTGAAGCATTTCAGAAATATATGGAAAATGGCGGAGGTTTTATCGGGTTCCACTTTTCGGCATTTGCGCTAAATGATTCTACTTATCCTCAAAACTGGAATTGGTATCACAACACTTTTCTAGGATCAGGAGAATATGGCAGTAATACATGGCGGCCAACATCGGCAGTTTTACGAATCGAAAATCAGCATCCTGTAACCAAAAATATTCCTAAAACATTCAAATCGGCACCAAACGAATGGTACAGATGGAGCAATGATTTAAGAAAAAATCCGGATATTAAAATCCTTGTAGCGATCGACGAAAGCAGCTTTCCATTAGGAACCGGCCCAAAACAAAACGAAATCTGGCATGAAGGTTACTATCCGGTAGTCTGGACGAATAAAAACTACAAAATGCTCTACGTAAATATGGGACATAATGATATCGATTACGAACACGAAACCAATAAAACGCTTTCGTATACTTTTGAAAATGAACCACAAAGCCAATTAATCCTAAATGGATTACTTTGGTTGGGCAATTCTAAAAAAATAAAATAA
- a CDS encoding DUF1398 domain-containing protein — protein MFTIEQIKEAHAKVQSGADFPNYIQDLIILGVKGYDTFVNNGNVEYYGVNNYKVSADDKYPEIQVAPVANKERFIEFLVMHQDGQTDYLTFCNHAAQSGIAKWRVDIIEMTCTYFDKADNEILIEKIPG, from the coding sequence ATGTTTACAATCGAGCAAATAAAAGAAGCACATGCCAAAGTACAAAGCGGTGCAGATTTTCCAAATTATATACAAGACCTGATTATTTTGGGCGTAAAAGGATACGACACCTTTGTCAATAACGGAAATGTAGAATATTACGGCGTAAATAATTACAAAGTTTCGGCTGACGATAAATACCCTGAAATTCAGGTCGCTCCTGTGGCCAACAAAGAACGTTTTATCGAATTTCTGGTAATGCATCAGGACGGTCAGACTGATTATTTAACGTTCTGCAATCACGCCGCTCAATCCGGAATTGCAAAATGGCGTGTCGATATTATCGAAATGACATGTACCTATTTTGATAAAGCTGATAACGAAATATTGATCGAAAAAATCCCTGGTTAA
- a CDS encoding alpha/beta fold hydrolase, whose translation MKTIKLIILLLPLFCFSQEEKIKQLDINLTNYDYPFLVQFLELSNQRQYLKMAYMDIKPDNYNKKTIVLLHGKNFNGAYWETTIKALTKEGFRVIVPDQIGFGKSSKPDNFQYTFQQLAENTKKLLDHLGIEKTTILGHSMGGMLATRFAIMYPETTEKLVLENPIGLEDWKLVVPYKPVDWWYESELKQNYQNIKSYQMANYYDGKWNADFQKWAELGAGWTTAPDYARVAWNSALMYDMIFTQPVLYEFKNIKSPTLLIIGTRDKTAIGKPLVSEEVRKTMGNYAELGKKTQKAIPNAKLVEVPNTGHLPHIESFDQFIKPLIVFLKQ comes from the coding sequence ATGAAAACTATAAAACTCATCATATTATTACTCCCTCTTTTTTGCTTTTCGCAAGAAGAAAAAATAAAGCAATTAGACATCAATTTAACCAATTACGACTATCCATTTCTTGTACAATTTTTAGAACTAAGCAATCAGCGTCAGTATCTTAAAATGGCATATATGGATATTAAGCCGGATAATTATAACAAAAAAACTATTGTTTTACTGCATGGTAAAAATTTTAATGGGGCGTATTGGGAAACCACTATAAAAGCCTTAACGAAAGAAGGATTCAGAGTAATTGTTCCCGACCAGATTGGTTTTGGAAAATCGTCTAAACCGGATAATTTTCAATACACTTTTCAGCAATTGGCCGAGAATACCAAAAAATTACTGGATCATTTGGGAATCGAAAAAACAACGATTTTAGGTCATTCTATGGGCGGAATGTTAGCAACAAGATTTGCCATAATGTATCCTGAGACTACTGAAAAACTGGTTCTCGAAAACCCAATTGGTTTAGAAGACTGGAAACTGGTTGTGCCGTACAAACCTGTAGATTGGTGGTACGAATCAGAATTAAAACAAAACTATCAGAATATAAAAAGCTATCAAATGGCGAATTATTATGATGGAAAATGGAATGCTGATTTCCAGAAATGGGCTGAACTTGGCGCCGGCTGGACCACAGCTCCTGATTATGCAAGAGTAGCCTGGAATTCGGCTTTGATGTATGATATGATTTTTACCCAACCTGTTTTATACGAATTTAAAAACATCAAAAGTCCAACACTTTTAATTATCGGAACAAGAGACAAAACAGCCATAGGAAAACCTTTAGTATCTGAAGAAGTCAGAAAAACAATGGGAAATTATGCCGAATTGGGTAAAAAAACACAAAAAGCAATCCCAAATGCAAAACTAGTCGAAGTACCCAACACAGGACATTTACCGCATATTGAATCTTTCGATCAATTTATAAAACCATTAATCGTATTTTTGAAACAATAA
- a CDS encoding mechanosensitive ion channel family protein, whose translation MIDYAKDFRIIIIIAIIGLVTIVLGAVTDKVLRYFLYRKLTDKEYDATGFRFLKHLIITVIYILGFAFALIQIPEFKIIGHSFLAGAGVISLVAGLASQQALSNIVSGIFLVIFKPFRINDKITINNFVGTVEDINLRQVVLKDAENNRIIIPNSVISNQIIVNTNMHDTKSCQIIEIGVGYESDIEKALEIMKEEVAKHPLFIDNRTAEDKKQKKPLVTARVVALADSSVTLKAWAWAKNSTDAFIMYCDLLQSIKKRFDETNIDIPYPQQVVSFKNNKNQE comes from the coding sequence ATGATCGACTACGCAAAAGACTTCCGAATAATTATCATTATCGCTATAATTGGACTTGTCACAATTGTTTTGGGCGCCGTTACAGACAAAGTACTTCGTTATTTTTTGTATCGAAAATTAACCGATAAAGAATACGACGCAACTGGCTTTAGGTTTTTAAAACACCTAATCATAACCGTAATCTATATATTGGGGTTCGCCTTTGCTTTAATACAAATTCCGGAATTCAAAATTATTGGGCATTCGTTTTTAGCCGGTGCAGGAGTGATTTCATTAGTGGCTGGTTTGGCTTCTCAACAAGCCTTGAGCAATATTGTAAGCGGAATTTTTCTGGTAATTTTTAAGCCTTTTCGAATTAATGATAAAATCACAATCAACAATTTTGTAGGTACAGTTGAAGATATTAATTTGAGACAAGTTGTATTGAAAGATGCTGAAAACAATAGAATCATCATTCCTAATTCTGTTATTAGCAATCAGATTATTGTGAATACCAATATGCACGACACCAAATCCTGCCAAATAATCGAAATAGGTGTTGGTTACGAATCTGATATCGAAAAAGCACTGGAAATCATGAAAGAAGAAGTGGCCAAACATCCCCTATTTATAGACAACAGAACAGCTGAAGATAAAAAACAAAAAAAGCCATTGGTTACAGCTCGTGTTGTGGCACTGGCAGATTCAAGCGTAACATTAAAAGCCTGGGCTTGGGCAAAAAATTCTACAGATGCTTTTATCATGTATTGCGATTTACTGCAAAGTATCAAGAAACGTTTTGATGAAACAAATATTGATATTCCATATCCGCAACAAGTGGTAAGTTTTAAGAACAACAAAAATCAAGAGTAA
- a CDS encoding acyl-CoA thioesterase — translation MASFIKEISFRWSDLDPNFHVRHSAYYDFGAQHRIEILEELGLTLKVMQTQGFGPVLFREECVFRKELKLSDKIFLHTKTSKMKADASRWSIVHEFRREDDTLCAVITVDGAWMDTKLRKLASPTPKIAIEALSIFPKSDDFVGL, via the coding sequence ATGGCTTCATTTATTAAAGAAATATCTTTTCGCTGGTCTGATCTTGACCCAAATTTTCACGTTCGTCATAGTGCTTATTACGATTTTGGAGCACAACATCGTATCGAAATTCTTGAAGAACTGGGTCTAACGCTAAAAGTGATGCAAACACAAGGTTTTGGACCTGTTTTATTTAGAGAAGAATGTGTTTTTAGAAAAGAATTAAAACTTTCTGATAAAATATTCCTTCACACCAAAACATCAAAAATGAAAGCCGATGCTTCTCGTTGGTCTATCGTTCACGAATTCAGAAGAGAAGATGATACACTTTGCGCCGTGATTACGGTTGATGGAGCCTGGATGGATACCAAACTTCGCAAGCTAGCTTCTCCAACACCAAAAATTGCAATTGAAGCTTTGAGTATTTTTCCAAAAAGTGACGACTTCGTAGGCTTATAA
- a CDS encoding Na+/H+ antiporter produces MENYSIIIFILAIVIGLSAFAHKIKLPYPILLVIAGIAIGFIPSMGEIEINPEIIFLLFLPPLLYDASFNISTKDFKTNINTISTLAISLVFLTTIGIAVVARYMIPGMTWPLAFVLGSILSATDAVAAISITKGLNLSHKTLTILEGESLINDASALVAYRFAVAAVMGSAFIIWKAALHFVLLLGGGFLVGFVMAKILAFILSKVHKKNIEVTISFMLLMPFVTYLIAEHLEVSGVIAVVILGLTIARFSKKIFPESLKNQSRSLWDIIIFLLNGLIFILIGLNFRYILKGIDNDMILPYIGYAAIITIVALLIRMVRIFLQKINLQKAFQNTKRTRKVSEHALLDFNNSIIISWSGMRGIVSLAIAIGIPKTLEDGTPFPERTTIIFISVAVVLLTLIGQGLTLPFIVKKLEGNKQEELPS; encoded by the coding sequence ATGGAAAATTACAGCATTATTATTTTTATCCTCGCCATTGTAATTGGCCTTTCGGCTTTTGCGCACAAAATAAAATTACCTTACCCAATATTACTTGTTATTGCAGGAATTGCAATTGGTTTTATTCCGTCGATGGGCGAAATCGAAATCAATCCTGAAATTATATTTCTGCTATTTCTGCCGCCATTGTTGTATGATGCTTCTTTTAATATTTCGACTAAAGACTTTAAAACTAATATTAATACCATTAGTACTTTAGCTATATCATTAGTTTTCCTTACCACAATAGGCATTGCAGTTGTAGCCCGTTATATGATTCCCGGAATGACCTGGCCATTGGCATTTGTGTTAGGTTCTATACTTTCTGCCACAGATGCTGTCGCAGCAATAAGCATTACAAAAGGATTAAATTTATCCCATAAAACCTTAACGATTCTGGAAGGCGAAAGTCTCATCAACGATGCATCGGCATTGGTTGCCTATCGTTTTGCAGTAGCAGCCGTCATGGGATCTGCGTTTATTATCTGGAAAGCTGCTTTGCACTTTGTATTACTGCTTGGAGGCGGTTTTCTGGTAGGTTTTGTAATGGCAAAAATTCTCGCCTTTATATTAAGTAAAGTACACAAAAAAAATATCGAGGTTACGATAAGCTTTATGCTTTTAATGCCTTTTGTAACTTATCTTATTGCAGAACATTTAGAAGTTTCCGGCGTAATTGCAGTTGTTATTTTAGGATTAACCATTGCCCGATTTAGTAAAAAAATATTTCCGGAAAGTTTAAAAAACCAATCGCGTAGTCTTTGGGATATTATTATTTTTTTACTCAACGGACTCATCTTTATCTTAATCGGACTTAACTTTCGCTATATCTTAAAAGGTATAGACAACGATATGATTTTACCTTATATTGGCTACGCAGCCATTATTACTATCGTTGCTTTGCTAATTAGAATGGTAAGGATTTTTCTGCAGAAAATCAATCTTCAAAAAGCTTTTCAGAACACTAAAAGAACCAGAAAAGTTAGCGAACATGCCCTTTTAGACTTTAACAACAGTATTATTATAAGTTGGTCAGGAATGCGCGGAATTGTTTCTCTGGCTATTGCTATTGGTATTCCTAAAACGCTCGAAGACGGAACTCCTTTTCCGGAACGCACCACTATTATATTTATCTCTGTAGCCGTTGTTTTATTAACGCTTATTGGGCAGGGATTGACTTTGCCTTTTATTGTAAAAAAACTAGAAGGCAACAAACAGGAAGAATTGCCATCTTAA